AGAGATTGAGGGTCGCGATGTGGAAACACTGGTGACAGAGCTGGTCGAAGCGACGGAAGCACCGCGCTAAGACACCATGAAGCTTAACTTGCCTTTTGTCCCAACAGAACGCGCCGCTTGGCTGGCGGCTGGCGCAGCGCCAGTTGCCGTATTGCTTGGCGCGATATCGCCGGGGGCATGGGTGGTTGCACCCGCAGCGGCAGCGGCACTGTTCATGCTGGTTCTGCTCGACGCATTTCTCGCCGGCGATATTACGTCATGGGATATTGAAGCTGACGATGACGCCGAAGTCGGCGAGGCAACTGATATTGTCGCACACGCCAAGTTCGCGAAAGACCGCATTCCGCATCGTATCGAGGCCGCAGTGCAATTTGATCCGCGGCTGCACGAAGAAGGCCGCGCTACGATCGTTCTGCTTGATGGTAAAGACAGCGCCCGCGGCAAATTCCGCGCCGTACCTTCGCGCCGCGGAACCGCGCGAATTGAACGAGCATGGCTGCGTTGGACAGGGCCGCTAGGGCTTGGCGCCCGACAGGTTGAGCGTGAGTTGGCAATCGATATCCGAATCTGGCCCGACCTGTCGCCTGTACGTAGCGCGGATCTGCAAACTTTCCTGCGCGATGCGCAAATCGGACTCATCGCACGCCGTTTGCGCGGTGAAGGTACTCAATTCGAAGCGCTTTCCGAATATGAGCCGGGCATGGACCGCCGCTGGATCGACTGGAAGGCCAGCGCACGCCACACCAAGCTCTACGCCCGCGAGAACGAGGCCGAGCGCAACAACCAGATCGTGTTTGCCTTCGACTGCGGGCAAGCGATGTGTGAGCCGGTGGACGGATTACCCCGGATCGACCGCGCAGTCTCAGCCGCTCTCACCTGCGCCTATGTCGCGATGAAAGGCGGCGACCGGGTCTCGCTGTTCGGATTCGCTCAGCGCCCGGGGTTGATGACCCCATTCGTCAGCGACACACGCGCATTCCATCGCTTGCAAAGCTCGGCTGCGGAGCTCGATTACCACGCAGTTGAGCCGAATTTCACGCTCGCGCTGGCAACGCTCACCGGAAAGCTTCAGCGCCGTTCGCTGATCGTCCTGTTCTCAGACTTCACCGACCCGACTGCGGCAGAGTTGATGATCGAGAGCCTGGGAAGGCTCGTCAAACATCATCTGGTCCTGTTCGTGACGATCACTGATGCCGAGATAGAGCAGTACGTCGGTGCCGCGCCTGAAGACCTCGCGACCTTGGCGCGCAGCGTTACAGCGGACACTCTGGCCCGCCAGCGCGCGACTGTACTGGAACGCCTGCGTCGCCTGGGGATCGATGTCGTCGACGCGCCGTGGGACCAGATCGGCCCTCAGCTGATTGACCGTTATTTCGCGATCAAGCGGCAGGAGGCGATTGGATGAAGACACCCATTATCGCCCGCTTCGGGAAATCGGCAGAGATCGAGACCCCGCCCGATATCGAAAGCGCGGTCCTGCGCTCTGACCGCTTCCGGCTGGAACGGGAAAGCGACTGGAGGCGGTTGGAAGACATCCTTGCGCGAATGGAAAAAGGCTCGATGCGCCGTGTTACCGACGCAGAACTGCTGGCGCTGCCTGCACTCTACAGGATCGCAGCCTCCAGCCTGTCAGTTGCGCGTGAGACATCGCTTGATCGCGCAACACTCAGCTATCTTGAAACACTGGTTCAGCGCGCCTGGTATCAGGTTTACGGGCCACGGCAGGGCTTGTTCGCATGGCTGCGTGGTTTTCTCTTTGGCGGATGGAGCCGGGCCGTGCGCGGCATCTGGCTTGATGTATGTATCGCGTTGTTCGTGATGGTTGCCGGTACCGTGGTCGGCTGGTTTCTGGTCGCGCGGGACAAAGAATGGTTCTACGCACTCGTTCCGACTTCCATGTCCGATGGACGCGTTCCGGGGGCAAGCCGGGAGCAATTGGCAGAGACACTGGCCACGCATGACAGCTCTGAAGGGTTATCGATCTTCGCAGCAGCTCTTTTCAGCAATAATGCGGGCGTAGCTATTCTGGCTTTCGCACTGGGATTTGCATTCGGTATCCCGTCGCTGTTGCTGCTGGTGCACAATATGGCGCTGCTTGGCGCCATGCTGTGGTTGTTTAGCAGCCAAGGGCTAACCTTCGAATTTGCGGCTTGGCTGAGCGTACATGGCACTACTGAGCTCTTCGCCATACTCTTGTCGGGTGCAGCCGGGCTGCACGTGGGAAGATCCATGGCGTTTCCCGGAGAGCGTACGATCCTGCAAGCTGCATCGGAAAGCGGCAAGCGCGCTGCAGTAGTCATGATCGGCGTGATCGTAATGATGATTGTAGCCGGTTTCCTTGAAGCCTTCCCGCGTCAGTTGGTGGACGGTGCAGAAGGCCGGATGGCTATTGGGGCCGCATTGCTCACTTTCTGGCTCGCCTATTTCTTCCTCTACGGCGGAAAACGCCGCGCAGGTGAAGCATGAGCAGTTCGGTAGCCAACTACACCGAAAAGCGGATACGGCAGGTAATCACACCCGAAGGCTTGTCGTTGCCTTTCACCGTTGCCTCACGCGGGGCGCGGATTGGCGCGCTGTTGCTTGACCTGTTCTTCGTTCAGTTCGCTCTCATCGCGATCTTCCTGCTGCTGCTCTGGACATTCACCGGCCTGTTCGATTTCGAGGGTAATCTCGACAATCCAACGGGCGCGATCGAGTTCATTGTCGTTCTCTGGATTCTGATCAGCTTCGCCGCACGATATGGCTATTTCCTGTTCTTTGAACTGGGCCCTCGCGGGGCAACCCCGGGCAAGCGACTGCTTGGCATACGCGTAGCATCCCGCAGCGGCGCACAGCTAACCGCAGAGGCGGTGGTCGCACGCAATCTGATCCGCGATATCGAATTGTTCCTGCCCATCGCCTTTATTCAGGTGGCCCCCAGCGGCGCGGCAGGAAGTGCAGGTTGGGCCGGGATGATCTGGTTCGTCATCTTCATGTTGATCCCGTTCCTTAACAAGAATGCCTTGCGCGCAGGTGACATCATCGCAGGCACTTGGGTGGTGGAGGCACCGCGCATCAAGCTGCAGGATACGCTGTCAACACAAGGTGCTGCCAAAGGCACCAGCCTGGTTACGGGGGCCCGATATG
The Altererythrobacter ishigakiensis genome window above contains:
- a CDS encoding DUF58 domain-containing protein: MKLNLPFVPTERAAWLAAGAAPVAVLLGAISPGAWVVAPAAAAALFMLVLLDAFLAGDITSWDIEADDDAEVGEATDIVAHAKFAKDRIPHRIEAAVQFDPRLHEEGRATIVLLDGKDSARGKFRAVPSRRGTARIERAWLRWTGPLGLGARQVERELAIDIRIWPDLSPVRSADLQTFLRDAQIGLIARRLRGEGTQFEALSEYEPGMDRRWIDWKASARHTKLYARENEAERNNQIVFAFDCGQAMCEPVDGLPRIDRAVSAALTCAYVAMKGGDRVSLFGFAQRPGLMTPFVSDTRAFHRLQSSAAELDYHAVEPNFTLALATLTGKLQRRSLIVLFSDFTDPTAAELMIESLGRLVKHHLVLFVTITDAEIEQYVGAAPEDLATLARSVTADTLARQRATVLERLRRLGIDVVDAPWDQIGPQLIDRYFAIKRQEAIG
- a CDS encoding stage II sporulation protein M, with protein sequence MKTPIIARFGKSAEIETPPDIESAVLRSDRFRLERESDWRRLEDILARMEKGSMRRVTDAELLALPALYRIAASSLSVARETSLDRATLSYLETLVQRAWYQVYGPRQGLFAWLRGFLFGGWSRAVRGIWLDVCIALFVMVAGTVVGWFLVARDKEWFYALVPTSMSDGRVPGASREQLAETLATHDSSEGLSIFAAALFSNNAGVAILAFALGFAFGIPSLLLLVHNMALLGAMLWLFSSQGLTFEFAAWLSVHGTTELFAILLSGAAGLHVGRSMAFPGERTILQAASESGKRAAVVMIGVIVMMIVAGFLEAFPRQLVDGAEGRMAIGAALLTFWLAYFFLYGGKRRAGEA
- a CDS encoding RDD family protein; amino-acid sequence: MSSSVANYTEKRIRQVITPEGLSLPFTVASRGARIGALLLDLFFVQFALIAIFLLLLWTFTGLFDFEGNLDNPTGAIEFIVVLWILISFAARYGYFLFFELGPRGATPGKRLLGIRVASRSGAQLTAEAVVARNLIRDIELFLPIAFIQVAPSGAAGSAGWAGMIWFVIFMLIPFLNKNALRAGDIIAGTWVVEAPRIKLQDTLSTQGAAKGTSLVTGARYDFGEDELSVYGEQELQTLERVLREQNQTALESVHAAICRKIGWEPGGGDERAFLEAFYAQLRAKLEGDMRFGKRKKDKFS